A genomic segment from Aegilops tauschii subsp. strangulata cultivar AL8/78 chromosome 1, Aet v6.0, whole genome shotgun sequence encodes:
- the LOC141039133 gene encoding zinc finger BED domain-containing protein RICESLEEPER 2-like: MSEDEMDIVQSPGGETDVFVVSSEEDNARTGEKHKKGVKVKRKVTTKGSSKSSTSRESSDCWTFFEKVMVKSEKDPKVEELKAKCMHCHNLYIYVQGSSTTTLNRHMKKCKIFKNKVATKLIQSRLGYKPSNVRGESGLPLGVPSNGYEHTTMKELIAKMVAVHNYSFRMVEHEWFNIVMKYSNPLYQEIGRKAIRAECLRVFNKEKEILKAALKNVDHISLTTDMWTSNQTISYMCVVAHYIDKHWRMQTRVLAFMELDPPHSGNVMAVALFECVTEWKIENKIVSITLDNASNNDSAVRDLKAMFSVRRGTDFEAKYFHVRCCAHIVNLVVQDGTACMSTLVTNLRETVKYFKKSPSRLHKFVEICRSLGLKIGAHLTLDVCTRWSSTYKMLETGRPYRQALVSYADSDANYKWKPTNKEWDMFQLIEPLLFAFARVTTAFSGQSYPTANIFYPHIVSIKIALRKAMVHKDKTYNAMGHAMMDKFNKYWEEPNNVMVLATFLDPRYKMKYVDWCFGQIYDEDKAETELSAFKKDLDKLYEKFDSQKRQAEPQCKNTCNTSTSMPPADSEFLSFLSSTSTKRSKSELRNYTDDANEGMVATFNLLEWWKDVEEDDEEEDVEKVKLPKSVADCNYYSPRSDPAATSSTTPVVLSGHPALRELRFRVEVEIAGIPDQAWDRSSVETMLAPFLEIEHLLPSTRDGSDMSRFRFTAWTANPDAIP, from the exons ATGTCAGAGGATGAAATGGATATTGTTCAGTCCCCTGGAGGTGAGACTGATGTGTTTGTTGTTAGTTCAGAAGAAGACAATGCAAGAACAGGAGAGAAACACAAGAAAGGGGTGAAAGTCAAGCGCAAGGTCACTACCAAGGGCAGTAGCAAGTCCAGTACTAGCAGGGAGAGTTCAGATTGTTGGACTTTTTTTGAGAAGGTGATGGTGAAATCAGAAAAGGATCCTAAGGTTGAAGAGTTGAAGGCAAAGTGCATGCATTGCCACAATTTATACATATATGTTCAAGGTTCAAGCACCACAACACTTAATAGGCATATGAAGAAGTGtaagatcttcaagaacaaggTTGCGACGAAACTTATACAATCACGGCTTGGGTACAAGCCGTCCAATGTTAGAGGTGAATCCGGTCTTCCTCTAGGTGTGCCATCCAATGGGTATGAGCACACAACTATGAAGGAGTTGATTGCAAAAATGGTGGCTGTCCATAACTACTCATTCAGGATGGTGGAACATGAGTGGTTCAATATTGTGATGAAGTACTCGAACCCGCTATATCAAGAAATTGGTAGGAAGGCAATAAGAGCTGAGTGTTTGAGGGTTTTCAATAAAGAGAAGGAAATCCTTAAGGCAGCCCTGAAGAATGTGGACCACATTAGTCTCACTACAGATATGTGGACAAGTAACCAAACCATTTCTTATATGTGTGTAGTGGCACACTATATAGATAAACATTGGAGGATGCAGACTCGTGTGCTTGCGTTCATGGAGTTGGACCCCCCTCATAGCGGAAACGTCATGGCTGTTGCGTTGTTTGAATGTGTGACTGAATGGAAGATAGAAAACAAGATAGTGTCCATCACACTAGACAATGCATCAAACAATGATTCAGCTGTTAGAGATTTGAAGGCAATGTTTTCTGTTCGAAGAGGGACAGACTTTGAAGCCAAATATTTCCATGTCCGGTGTTGTGCTCACATTGTCAACTTGGTAGTGCAGGATGGGACAGCCTGCATGAGCACTTTGGTAACGAACCTAAGGGAGACAGTGAAGTACTTCAAGAAGTCCCCTTCCCGGCTGCACAAATTTGTTGAGATTTGCAGGAGTTTAGGCCTTAAAATTGGAGCGCATTTGACCCTAGATGTTTGCACGAGGTGGAGTTCTACATACAAGATGTTGGAAACTGGCCGACCATATAGGCAAGCCTTGGTGTCTTATGCTGATTCGGATGCCAACTACAAGTGGAAGCCTACAAACAAAGAATGGGATATGTTTCAGCTTATTGAACCATTGTTGTTTGCTTTTGCTAGAGTGACTACAGCCTTTTCGGGTCAATCATATCCCACCGCCAACATATTTTACCCCCACATTGTGAGTATCAAAATTGCTTTGAGAAAAGCCATGGTTCATAaggacaaaacctacaatgctaTGGGACATGCTATGATGGACAAGTTCAACAAATATTGGGAAGAACCAAACAATGTCATGGTTCTTGCCACTTTCCTGGATCCAAGGTACAAAATGAAGTACGTGGATTGGTGCTTTGGGCAGATCTATGATGAGGATAAGGCTGAAACTGAGTTGTCTGCATTCAAGAAAGATTTGGACAAGTTGTATGAGAAATTTGATTCTCAAAAGAGGCAAGCTGAACCTCAATGCAAGAATACTTGCAATACAAGTACCTCAATGCCACCTGCAGATTCTGAGTTTCTCTCATTCTTATCATCCACTTCTACAAAACGATCTAAGAGTGAATTGAGAAACTATACGGATGATGCAAATGAGGGTATGGTTGCCACTTTCAATCTGCTAGAGTGGTGGAAG GATGTGGAAgaagatgatgaggaggaggatgtggagaagGTCAAATTGCCTAAAAGTGTGGCAGATTGCAACTACTA CTCGCCCCGTTCCGACCCCGCTGCCACCTCGAGCACGACACCCGTGGTCCTCTCCGGGCACCCCGCTCTCCGCGAGCTGCGGTTCCGCGTTGAGGTCGAGATCGCCGGCATCCCTGACCAGGCATGGGACCGATCTTCCGTCGAAACCATGCTTGCGCCCTTCCTGGAGATTGAGCACCTCCTCCCCTCCACCCGCGACGGCAGCGACATGTCGAGATTCCGGTTCACGGCCTGGACTGCGAACCCGGACGCCATCCCCTGA
- the LOC141021060 gene encoding BTB/POZ and MATH domain-containing protein 1-like, protein MSAAGVVRLSRSATSVVAKAASGFHLLRIDGYSQAKTVLPGEKISSTGFTVGSESWRMDYYPNGRDAAARSNHASVYIQLTDDRTRRPVQARYKFSLLDHAGNTAYELPAETGSFTGIPEPEVDDHYYHPFYSPRPRMRAFRSPAAAGDEEGPGCGHEQFIGREELEHLIRDDFLVVRCDVGLTEMTCSRLAADEIDNWEDDDEGGEAEEGSRIRPRPAAGGSSSTCRSGLAAPTTTTTLSWRDSGSAYSAKTGERCHPTADSRARSAPLLPGTNGDTAASSRLAPCTATWETRIDSESESGAINILLYGICAEPALAQRPVIVAPSDLHRQLLALLRSGRRGDVAFSVGGELFAAHKYMLAARSPVFMAELFGPMQAKNSPVVRVDDMEPSVFEAMLEFIYSDSLPEIDVGETLEMAQHLLVAADRYDLQSLKSICKDMLCGNIDTRTTATALTLAEQHGCGGLKDACILYLSARAPGGRHGERRLSTPDRELPRPPHGHRRPDQVRVSRSQDYRLL, encoded by the exons ATGTCCGCCGCCGGCGTTGTCCGTTTATCGCGGTCGGCCACCAGCGTCGTCGCCAAAGCGGCGAGCGGGTTCCACCTGCTGCGCATCGACGGCTACTCGCAGGCCAAGACGGTCCTCCCCGGCGAGAAGATCTCCTCCACGGGCTTCACCGTCGGCAGCGAGTCCTGGCGCATGGACTACTACCCCAACGGCCGAGACGCCGCCGCGAGATCCAACCACGCCTCTGTCTACATCCAGCTCACCGACGACCGCACCCGGCGCCCCGTCCAGGCGCGGTACAAGTTCAGCCTGCTGGACCACGCCGGCAACACCGCGTACGAGCTCCCGGCCGAGACCGGCTCCTTCACCGGCATCCCCGAACCCGAAGTCGACGACCATTACTACCACCCTTTTTACTCCCCCCGCCCGCGCATGCGCGCCTTCAGGAGCCCTGCCGCTGCCGGCGACGAAGAAGGCCCGGGATGCGGCCACGAGCAGTTCATCGGGAGGGAAGAGCTGGAGCATCTGATCCGCGACGACTTCCTCGTGGTCCGGTGCGACGTCGGCCTTACGGAGATGACGTGCTCGCGTCTGGCAGCGGACGAGATCGACAACTGGGAAGATGATGATGAAGGTGGTGAGGCGGAGGAGGG ATCAAGGATTCGTCCGCGGCCGGCAGCGGGTGGGTCTTCGTCTACCTGCAGATCCGGGCTAGCCGCGCCAACGACAACGACTACACTGTCATGGCGCGATTCAGGATCTGCTTACTCGGCCAAGACAGGCGAGAGGTGCCATCCTACGGCAGACAGTCGGGCCAGATCCGCGCCTTTGCTCCCGGGGACGAACGGGGATACCGCCGCTTCATCGAGGCTTGCGCCTTGCACGGCTACCTGGGAGACCAGGATCGATTCAGAGTCAGAGTCAGGTGCAATTAATATCCTCCTCTACGGCATTTGCGCCGAACCCGCTCTCGCCCAGCGGCCCGTCATCGTAGCACCGTCCGACCTGCACCGGCAGCTCCTTGCCCTATTGAGGAGCGGACGGAGAGGGGACGTGGCGTTCTCGGTGGGCGGCGAGCTGTTCGCGGCGCACAAGTACATGCTCGCCGCTCGGTCCCCCGTGTTCATGGCGGAGCTCTTCGGCCCAATGCAAGCGAAGAACAGTCCTGTAGTGCGGGTAGACGACATGGAGCCGAGTGTCTTCGAGGCCATGCTCGAGTTCATCTACAGCGACTCGCTGCCGGAGATCGACGTCGGCGAGACGCTGGAGATGGCCCAACACCTCCTCGTGGCGGCCGATAGGTATGATCTGCAAAGTTTGAAGTCGATCTGCAAGGACATGTTGTGTGGCAACATTGACACGCGCACGACAGCAACCGCCCTAACACTGGCCGAGCAGCATGGTTGTGGCGGGCTGAAGGACGCATGCATATTGTACCTCTCGGCACGGGCACCTGGAGGCCGTCATGGTGAGCGACGGCTTTCCACACCTGACAGAGAGCTGCCCCGCCCTCCACATGGACATCGTCGACCAGACCAAGTCCGTGTCTCACGTTCTCAAGATTATCGGCTACTCTAA